From the genome of Anopheles funestus chromosome 2RL, idAnoFuneDA-416_04, whole genome shotgun sequence:
ttataaattttgctaaatatccccaaaaaaagctaaggaaaCTCTGGACATGGAACTGCAGATCCCTTACAACACACGGAAGTACCGCAGTTGTTGCATGATCTACCAGAGCGATGGTGAAAATCGTGAACTCGGTACAGCGTTCCTAGTCATAAGTGAGATGCGAAATCAAGTTATCTGAAATTAgccgatcaacgaacggatgtgcaGGATGAGAGTTCGCTAAAGTTTTTCAGCCTGAGCATCATTAATGTGCATAGCCCACAGCTTGAAAGCATTGATGGCTATAAGGACAACTTTTACAGCCAGTAGACCCGCCCACAAGAGCTTTGCCATCGTAGCCACGCCCAAACGTGTTTAAGCCATCGTATCCATGTATTGTAAGCCATCTTAGCTACGCccacaaatgttttaaaattttgtagcCCGGCCACAAGTGTTTTATTCGTTCGTAGCCACGCCCACAACTGTTTCAGCCACACCCACAACTGTTTTCGCACGCCCACAAGTGTTTAATGCATTCGTAGCCAAGCCCACAAGTGTCGTAGCCACGCCCACAAGTGTTGTAGCCACGCCCACGGTGCTTTAATCATTCGTAACCCACCCAAAAGTGTTTTTATCCCTTCGTGTTTTCATTGGTTTAAAACAATTCATCtgttttaaaaccaaaaatcctCGTATGCTCACCAGCTTACGGTTGATTCTCGAAAACTAGGGAATGACTTTTCCTATTTCacttttgaatttcatttcaaagCAATCTCCCCATTTGTCGCTcttgaaatttttgtttccgaAGCCGCGTATCTCAAGCTCTACCTGTCTGGTACATAGCAACAATGTTTTACTCTATTGCGATGTATTTTTGCGATGTTATTTAAGGTAAATTTACACTACGTGAGCATTGtatcaacaaaacagaataaattaattacgTTGAGTTTAATAACGCattattgaaagaaaaaaaatgtaagaatGTAAACAATAACTCCACATTTCTTCTATAATTAAACtgagctaaaaaaaaatcccaccaaATAATCGAACGGTAGTGTAGATGCACCATCATTAAACTTCTTCACAGCTGTAGCTCTACGTTCAACTGTCAAAGTGCTGTCAACTAACGAGAGCGAAAAAAGCGGGTTCGTTTGTATGTGGAACGAAAGTTGTGTGTTGCATCGATTGTTTTACGTACTGATTGCTGTGAAACAATTTGAACCTCACAAGGTGCAAACGTACACATTACCCTAATCTTGTGATTTACTGGCGGTAGGTGGTTAACGACGAACTAACGCATCGTAAAAAATGGCACAACCGGCACCGCTTGGTTTGGATGTTACGGTAAGCCGAAACATAGGTTATGTTTACGTTTTCAAGGATAATGATAATGCTAATCCTGTGTTTACCCTTTTGAAAGGATTTAAAATTCAAGCTACAGAGCAAGGTGCCGATTTTTAAAGGAAACGGAAATGCAACAAATGGCTGCAATTTGCTTGCCACGGCCAGTGTACACGGGCTGGTATTCGTCGGCACGGTTGGGTGTGAGCTGCGCGTACTCAAGCTGAAAGACATCACCAGCGACCGGATAATGAATGAGATCGTTCCGCTGCGCACGGTTCCACTGCCTAGCGAACCGTACCAGTTGGCCGTTAGCTGTGATAATGGATTGCTCGCGGTCGATATCATTGCAAACGGAGTACCGTTCGTGTACATCTATTCCGTACCGTCATTCTTGACCGGATCGATCGTGAAGCTGCATGAAATCAAAACATCCGCCCAACCCAATGTTCGGAGTACGCAGCTCTGCTGGAACCCCGTCATACACAACGTGCTTGCAGTGCGAACCGAAGCGGGAGGGCTTTCGGTGTACACACTCAAGGAACCGGCCGGTATGGAGTTCCACTCGCTCGATACGAACAATTCGGACACGGAGCGGGCTCAGTGTGCCTGCTGGAGTCCGAAGGGTAAGCAGCTGGTGGTAGCGTTCGTAAACGGGAAGCTGGTACAGTACAAACCGGATCTGAAACCGGCCCGCACCATCGTCTGCCCGCCCGGTGTGGTGGAGGGCGGTGGAGGGTTCGACGTACTGGCAGTCCAGTGGCTCAGTACGTACCAATTTGCCGCGGTGTTTCTACCACACGCGGACGACTCAGTACCGGCACTGTTCATCGTGAACGCACCCAAGGCTGGCAATCCGGTTTTTATCAATTACGACGATATCTGTTACAGTCAGAGTGGACCACGCAAAGGGCAAGTGTTTTTGCAGCACATACTGCCCTGGAATTTGCTGCTGATGGCATCGGCCAACAGCATGGAGGTTGGCATATTGGGCACGACGGAAAGTGGAGAAGCGCCCACCTGGTGCCAGTGGACGACGACGGATGAGGCACGTGCCGAGTTGCCACTAACGAGCGATAAGCAGGAATCGTTCCCAATCGGATTGGTGCTCGAAACGGGCTGTACGCACGAGCTCGTAATAGGCGAACAAACGTTCCCGGTGATGCCGATGATTCATCTACTTTCGACGTACGGTCAGCTCGTTTCCTTCAACGTGCTTAACATGCTGCCGAATGTACCGAACATTTGCTCTCCTCCCAAACCGGTGCAGGATCTTTCCGGTGGCGCATTCGTGAAGTTGGATGTGGAAAAGTCGGCAACACCGGCAGTTGGTACAATGCCACACCAGCCGCCTCCAGGCAGTGCGATTGTTCCGACGGTATCATCCGCGGGAATGTTACCACCGTCGGAAATATCTTTCGCTGTACCGAATGGTGCCACATCAACACCAGCTATTGCGAAATCGAAATCATTCTTTAATTCCGGCCTTGGAGAAGCGGTGCAGAAATCTCCTATAAATCTGTTTGGTGGAGGTGGTGCAACtaccggccagcagcagcagcagcagcagcagcaacaacaaaaacctgccACCATTGCACCAACATTCGGCAAACAGATTACCTTTGGTTCAACGGCCACGGGTGGTGGATTGCAAGCAGGAATAGGAGGTgctaatgaaaagaaaacttcctCCTTTGCCGGATTTTCAGCCCCAGGCACAGGAACAAGCGCGTTTGGCAGTGGGACAGCATTGGGAACAAGTGCCGGTGGTCTGCCTACAATGTCCGCTCCACCCTTTCAAGCTGCCATGGCATCAATGGGATCCTCGACGCCAGCTTCTGCACCGTCCATAACGGGGCCGGATGTAACTAAACCGCTCGTTACCGTACCTCCTACGTATGTTGCCCCTGTTCAACAGCAATCCCAGCAAAGCAATGCTACTGCTAGCGCTGGATCAACCCGGCCACAAGCTGCAGACACGCAGTACAAGAAGAAGTCCGAATTTTCCTCCGAGGATAGTAACGCGATCATACGCACACTGACGATCGATGAGCTGAATCGTTTTACCCGCGAACTTACCAACCTGCAGCAGCGCAATCGCTCGCTAAGTGTGCAAATCGGACAGAAGGAGGAATCGACCCAGATCATTCGTAGTTTGCGCGAGCTGGAAGACATTATTGCGCAGGCGAACGAAAGCACACAGTCGCTCGTATCGGACGTGCAGACATTGCGGCTCGGGCTGAACGAAGCGTTCGCGATGATAGCGGAAGCGAACAGCAAGAGTGCGATTTACAACAATCCGACCGTGCATCAGTACCAGGAAGCGCACGGCATGTCACAGACGAGTAGGCGTCAGCTGAGCGCGCTCGAAAACATGCTGCAGGTGAATGAAAATCAGCTGCACACCGTAACGAAGCAGCTGAAGGCACAACTGATGTGTCTGGAGGAAGCGAAACAAGCGCGGACAAAGCAGCGAATGCACATCCCCAGTCTGGAGGTGCTGTATCAAACGCTTTCGAAGCAGCAAGACATTCTAAACCGGCAGGGCGAGAAGATCGCGTACCTTAAAAACAAGCTCGGACTGCGGAGCAGCTTGAAGGGGCTGGAGGATCGGAGCGGCAGTGCGAAGGGCCTGGGAGACAAACAGTTGCCCGGTGACGCGACCGATACGTCCGAGAGTGCGATCGAATCGTTAACGGACTCGATCATATCGATGACGCTCGGTGATCAGGTGGCAGCCGACACTAGGAAGCTAAGCGAATCGAAACAGTCCGCCCTGCGGAGAGCGCTCGTCGGCCGAAAGGTGGTAACGGTGAAACCGCAACGGCCGGATCGTGTTGGGCTTAGTTCCGAGGTGGTACGCGAGCGGCGCGATCAAGTCAGACGGTTGACTGTGGAGCaggaaaaggtaaaacaaGCAGCGGCACTAAAAGCGACCGCTGTACCTTCCAGCAAGGAAGCAGAACAAAGCAAACCCCAACCAcaacagcaaccgcagcagcaaCGTGTTGTCCAACAGCAACCTTCAAAGCCGGCAGTAAAACCGCTGGGTACGGCGACAGCGAACAAAGCCTTTTCATTTGGTTCCCAAGCACCAGCAGCACCCAGTGCCGGAAGTTTTTCCTTTGGGCAGACAACAATTACACCGATGGCTGCTGTAGCTGATACCGGAATGAAACCAACACCGAACGGTGGAAGCATTAGCACCGGGTTGAGCTTTGGTTCTGCCGTTTCTGCTAGTAAGGAAATCGTCGATAAGGAGAAAAAGGACACACCCGCCAgctctggtggtggtggtggcaagGAGAATAATCCCGTTATTCCGGCATCGATCGCAACCGTCTCGAAACCTTCGTCTGGTGCATTTAGTTTCGCTACCAGCGCTATGAACACATCGGCGACACCGTTTGTATCATCCTCGACGGAAACGTCCTCTTCTTCTAGTGCCGCTGCTACGAAATCTGTATTTTCGTTCGGTAATGCCGGAACCGGAACGAACAACGGTAATAGTCAGCCATCAGGATTATCGTTTGGTTCGCTAGCGAAACCGAACTTTTCGTTCGATCTGCCCACTACCGCAGCAGCGTCCGCTGGCAATGGGACGGGCATTTCTTTCAACATCGGCGGACCGTCGGAAGGATCGTTAAGCTTGGGCAAACCGAAACCAACGGTTATGAGCGAAAATCTACCACCGGTGGAGGAAATACAGAAGGATAAACCGCTACCACCATCGTTCGGACCGGTGGAACCGGCACCATCGACAAAAGCGCCACTACCGGCCCTTACCAGCCTGCTTCAGAAGGTCGACTCGTCGGTTGATCTTACCGTGAAGAGTGTGTCACCGCAGCCAAAGCCGACCGGTGGAGGTCTTTTCGGTAGCATTACCGGTGGTACCAGTTTCGGTTCGGGTGGTCTTTTTGGCAGTGTTGCCAAACCAACTTCCACCGTGACCTTAACGACTGCAACAACGGCAACAgtgacaacagcagcaaatgaTACAGTCAAGCCAATTCCGGGCCTATTTTCGGGAATTTCCTTCGGTTCGCTTACCGTAACGCCAACGTTTTCTTCTCCTGCTGCTGGTACAGGGACTGGAAGCGAAAGCACCACACCAACGGTTGGATCCTTTTTTGGCACTATTAAACCCACAGCTGCTGGTAGCAGCAACGGAAATGCAACAGCAATCGCCCCAGTATCATCACCGGCAAGCTCGGTCGGTTTAACATTTGCAAGCAACAGCTTTACGTCGTCTGGATTTGGTGTGCCTAAGAGTACCTCAGCAATAGAGACGTCGTCGACGATCACAACCGCTTTAACTTCCACGGTGACTGCAACAAccacaagcgacgaaccggcTAAAGTGGACGGGAAAGTGGAATCAATCgcgacaacaacaactactACCCCGGGAGGATCGAGCTTCGGATTTGGATCCGTTACAACGGGCGCACCGAGCGCCTTTTCTTTTGGTAAATTATCGCTCGAAAAGCCCGTCGCAGCTGTTGTTGCATCGACAACCGTTACAACGGTAGCATCGAATGTGGTTGCACCGGCAACTACTTCCACCGCGACGACAACGGTGGCAGCAGATACGACGAGCAATTTGTTCAGTTCGATTAGTATCTGCTCACCGAGCTCGGCCACTTCCACCAGTGCCAAGAGTCCCTCGACAATTACCGGTGGCAATATCTTCACATCGGCAACGTTTGGTACCCCGAAAGCTGGCACGGATGCGACCAACATCTTCGGTAGCGCTGGCGGCAGTGTTTCCTCGTCCGGTGGGTCAATGTTTGGAACGGTGAAACCCGCCGCTACGTTCGGTACAGCGGCGGCAACACCAGCACCGGTCGGATTGTTCGCGTCCGTTGTACAGCCAAGTGTGGCATCTACTGCACcggctactgctgctactgctgcatCTCCTGCTGCTCCTGCTGCCGGTGGTAACATGTTCGGTGGATTCTTTGGAACCGGTGCAACGCCCGCAACTACCGCAACCAGCACACAATCGACGGGTTCATTCTTTGGTAGCGGCACGGGCACGACCGGTGGTGGTTCCATTTTTGGTTCGAATTCTCCTGCTACGACGACGTCCAATATTTTTGGTAATGCGACAACCAGCCCCACAACCGGCACTGCCGGTGGAGGAATATTTGGGAATGCCACCAACAGTACACCCGGTGCTAGCGGTGGTTCCATCTTCGGTGGTTCGTCCGCATTCGGAGCAGCAACCGGTGGCAGTACCGTTCCTGCTGCCGGTGGTAACATTTTCGGCAGCCCCGTCGCATCCACACCGACATCCGGTGGTACGGGTTTGTTCGGTTCCGTCGTCCCAGCGCAACCCGTCTCTTCAACGCAATCCATCTTCGGTGGTGCAACATCGCCCGGTGGATTTGGTTCCGTGGCCACCGCTAGCCCGGGACCGTTCAGCAGTGGTGCTGGTGTTACGGGTTCGAACGTAAATGCGTTCGGCTCACCAACCGCGGGGAGTGGTGCAACGTCGGCATTCAGCAAACCGCCCGCATTCGGTGCCACGCCAACGTTCGGCGGTGCACCAACGTTTGGTGGTGCGCCCACCTTTGGCGGTGCACCAACGTTCGGTGGTGCGGCCACATTCGGTAGCCCGAAGGCAACGTTCGGCGGTGGTTCACCGTTCGGTGGTGCCGGACCGACGCCGGCCATCGGTTCACCAACGCCATCCAACAATCTGTTCGAGCAGCTTGGATCCTCCTCGTCCGGTGTGTCCTTCGGTGGATTGGCGGCACAACAAGCACAAAAGCCAACCCAGTTCGGCGGTTCGTCCTTTTCCAGCTGGCGCTCATAACCTGCTACTAGCTACAATTTAAAAGTGAATTTTTCGTCTTATTGTCAATATTaagataaaaggaaaaaaaaaacattacaacacCCATACAAATCAAATAAGTATTTTGATTCTATTAGTTCTACTTACCCGAAAAGTATGCcaatttttcaccgttttcGTTATCGTAAGCATTGTTTCTACTTACTGCTGAAGGTGTTTACTTTCAGACATCTAGTCTATTaggtattttttaataaacccTCCAAAAAAGGCAATTTTTTAACCTTTCGAATGTACATATCTCCCCCACAACCGCGGATATTAATCAAACGAAACATatgtttgcatttaaatttgttttttttccttcgtatttattttacctcttttttgtttgctcggttttattcttgttttatcATCATGAGACTATACCTACTTCCTTTCGCGCAAATAGGCTTACAAGTTACGATTCATTCATATATAAATTGGTACGATATTCCATCCATTTCGATGATCTTTTCTCGATCGTGCGAAAACTTTACGATCACATTCTCTTACACACCTTCCACACACAAGAATCAAACCCACATCAGGTTCTTCTCGATCGGTCGCGATCGGTTTCggcattgtttttcttttattattttatatacgTTTATTAATTCCTATTAGACAATATCTTCACTTCGATTCACTATCATCGGTTTCGAACGGAATTGTAATTGTTGCTCATGTGTTTTTAGTGGTTgtggttttgctttacttCCTCTTCATTCGGTTTTATGACTATTCCGGTTATCTCTCTTATTACTatgctttctatttttttcggttttattcGCACACCcacgactttttttttctaaaatagtCACGAGAAGTACgacgttttatgtttttttttttaattttattacccTCAGTCAGCGCTTTCGTTACAAACTAACATTCGCCCTTTTCCAACCATAATTTTTCATATGTGCGACTGGATGTTTAGCCATGAAACATCTTTTTGACTAACTCTTGTGCTGCAATTTTTTGTTAACCAAAGTTCAAAATTAaccaaaaacgtaaaaaaaaaaaaacaaaaaaaaagataacaaatctaaatttcatacatttttatacacatgtttgttttctttttgactTATCCAATTTCATTCTGGACTGGTTTTTATCATTATGGAAGTTGCTTTTATCGTTTAGGGTGAATCGAAACgaattaattcattttgttttgttttttcattgttcATTTCACGTCCTATGAGTAtaaacctgttttttttttgtttactctcTTCATCTTCTCTCGTGAGGTCGTACAGGTTGGTTCATATTTCTCTAACCATTTCCTTTCTTGCGTGCTTTTGCGTGTCACGCCTTTCGTTCGCATTACGTTTGGTAGATAGTAGAAGGAAAACTATATGACTTAGTTATTACTTGAATAGATTATTGGCCGACAATGAAAATCGACTAGGCGAAGGAAAAGAGGctacaaatataaaatatacaaGACAATAATACGTGGACCTGAGGTGGATAAAGGATAAAGGATCGACTAGTAGtgctaaaatgaaataatggaAAACGTGACGGTCAGGATTAGAGACTGCTCTAAttgaaacgaagaaaacaaaagacctAAACAATAAACAGTAATGTTGAGGTTCTTTACGAAATTTTTACGGGGAACACAGCATGATATACCACACACTTGTTGGCATCTAGTTTAAAACCATTCTTCTCTTGAACAAGatgcgcacaaacacacacatacacacactagCAGAACTtggtaaaaatttgttttgcgatggtttggtttggtcaTTCGTCTAGCATTTTACAATACCGTAGgaggtttttatttctgttaatTTTACGTTCTActgatttttgtgttttttttttattcgcttctatgttttttcttcgcaAAACATTTTGCACTTTCTACATTGTATACTTTTATAATACCTATTGCAGTACATAGTTAAGTTTCGTTTCCTCTCCCAAAGCGGACTGtcgtgttttgtgtatttttctccTTGTTCTTTAGTGtaactatttttgtttctgttttttttttgttttatcttacTTTTATCGACAcatgctttattttgtttcactatAAAAAAGCGTCCTCAACGGTTACTGGAAGAGGCTCGGTCCTCCTCAGTTTTGACTGGCTGAGATTTTGCTGCTACACGGTTTTCTATCGAATCGACTATCGATTTGCCAAACAGCGGTGCGCAATTATTTGtttaggtgtttttttcttctatttattatgtttttgtatatttatataggtattttttttacaaacggTTTCTtctatagcttttttttactgctttgATAGTAGTTTTGTAGTAGTAGATTTAGTTACGCTGAAGAAATATCACTAGAAAATGCATTCTACCCTAGAGCACATTTTGTGCAGGCGGccggaaatggaaaggaagCAAGACGTGTGAATTAGACATGTGGAACAGAATGTAAATTTTGGCATTTTAAGAATAattgttaaatattaaaacaaaagttaagCGCAATGTAATGATATTTAGACTGATGtgcaaataaatagaaattcaagtgttttacaaataaaaataatttcacttAGAACAGATTTCATGTTAAACTGGCAAGAGTGCAGAATTTTGTTGGTAGTTAATGTAATTTGATCCAAAACTGTACCGTGTAGTACAGTACACaaaattcttcattttgttgGTGTAAATCGTTGTTTTCAATTCGCTCGTCCATGCTGGTTAAATTGCTgcacaacagaaaaaatattgcattcgGTGCGTAGCAGCTTTAGCTTAcgcactgttttgtttttaaaagttacCTCCTTTTATATTCCACTTCTGCTGTGTCCAGAGGGTAGTTACTTCCTTTGcaaaaaatgttctaaattGACACCATTTTTGTTCGACCGTTTTTCGCTTTCCTGACACATGAGCCGATGAGAATCGCttatctattttgttttttgttttgctgtttgtgctTTCTGTTGTGTTTGTAGTGTCGTGGAACCTCTTGccgttagattttttttgtttcttctaaaGCCTTACTGCATGATCTCCATTTGATCATCTTTCCTTTCGAGCACAGAGTTATATAGGTATGAgtttgaatgtgtgtgtggctgtgtgaatgtataaagaataaattttgttcttttaataaaaaaagcatgacATTAGTAAAATGTGGGAAACAGTATACACGCGTATACTGtcatcttttttaaattttgcacagGAAAACACGATCCCTAGCAACAGTAACATTCAGCGGCAACGGTAGCATACCGTTCTACGAGTGTCCTGaccgaaaaaataattaccgGCGAGCGTGTGCAATAATAGTTGCAGCGATGATAGCGATGATAATAATTACAATAGCAGTATCGATTTTGTTTACAGTTACAGCGATAGTAAGAGTAGAGCGTTGCGTACTAACGACGATAGTTTACACCCTAAGTTTAGTTTATAGCAGTGTAGCTGCTCTCAAGCGTCCATCGCCAGGACACTCTCAGCACCTGCGGACTCTTCGTACGTCGGAAGGTGTTATGGCGGGCGGGCGATTCGATCTACGCGATAACCATCACCGTTATCACGCTCACGTGCGACGGCGTCGGGAGGGAAGAAAATCACGACAGGATGGCAACACTGCGCCGGATGCCTCCCTGCTGGTGGATATTATCGATCGATGACCACTTTTTCATGCCATTTTTCAGCGCTTCCGCTGTCGCTTTATCCTGCATGACGCGCGACATCGCTTCCAGCTTCTGGGCACGCTCCTTCGAGAGCGGTTCGGTCGGGAAGGATAGATCGTTCGCTTCCGCTAGCGTGCGCAGATCGAAGTAGTACTTTGCGTACACGGACGACGGTACGTTGATGTTGAACTGTAGCAGCTCCAAAAACTGTCGCTCGAGCTCATTCATATCCTCCACCGTAATGTCCTTCAGAATTTGACAGTAGTCAACGTTCCATACCGCCTGATCGTCCCACACTTTGCTCGCGAGCAGTATCGCACCGAGCACTATTCGCTTCCAGTTGCAGGACGCAATGTCCAGCTCGGCGTACGTCAGCAGACGCTCGAGGTAGACGAGCGTAATGATGGCACACTCGGCCGTCAGCTGGGCGGCATTGAAGAGCGTCCGCACGAACTTGTAGATCTGCCGGTGTTCCGGATTGTGCCGATCGTAATCGTCCGGCACCGGATCGCGCGTTAGCGGGTGCAGCTTCTCATCGAAGATGTCTATCCGCCGCTCGCTCGTACGATTCTTGATGTGATAGTAGATCGCCAGCGACACACACTTGACCGTGTTCTTTAGGTTCGGCTGCGACACGGTACTGTCGTCCAGGTAGATCGTCGAACAGCTGCTACTCTTCTTcagcacaccaccaccaccaccacctccaccgccaccaccaccgccgcctccaccgccaccaccgggACCACCACCGCCCTGCGGTACGATCTGATGCTGAGACTTTTTGCGCGTCATACCATTTTCGAGACTTTGTTTCGAGCGCTCCAGGAACATGGTGCCGGCGGACGGATCGACCGACGGATCGTGCTCACCGTCGTCACCCTCACGTTCGGAAATGTGTTGCAGATTGTTTGCGGACAGTTCGCCCTCGGGCAGATGCTCCTCGAATACGGGCGCTTCCTTTGCTTTGCGCGTCGGCGGTGGACTCGAGTACGAGCAGCATGATGCTTTGTTTCCCATCCTGCCAAACACACGTGCAAGCTTTCTTCCTCCTTTTATGCGAACCTTTTTGCGGGTGCTTTCAAGGGATCAAACTCCCTTTTTTGAATGGTAAACCACACCAGCTTGTGTACGCTTTTTGCGCCGGCCCGTGTAAGTGTAGCTAAGTGTATTTTTGGCAGGAATCAAAAAAGCTGCTCCGCTAGCAGCATAATGGCCAATGGGTGCTTTTGAAATGGTATCTAAATATAGAATGAATTAAACTGCACTCGGTTGTGAATATTTCTGATGAAGCTTTTACTGACGATTGCGCTTCCGCTTGGGCTCTATCTACATGCAGACGAAGCGATCTATTTCTTTAtccttttaattgaaaatatacGTGTCCTATTGGAACCAATGCCAGAATCAGCAACCGAACCGAATGGAAGATAAGAAAAAGCACAATGACTGCAATGTTGCGTCCACTTTATTCTACCCGCAGAATTATTTCCCAGAGTATTTCCAAATATGCAGTTGAGGggaatgaagcaaaatttggCAGTCGTCGGTATTATCGGTTTCGAATGTTGCGTTGCCTTGATGACTGG
Proteins encoded in this window:
- the LOC125764452 gene encoding nuclear pore complex protein Nup214-like, translating into MAQPAPLGLDVTDLKFKLQSKVPIFKGNGNATNGCNLLATASVHGLVFVGTVGCELRVLKLKDITSDRIMNEIVPLRTVPLPSEPYQLAVSCDNGLLAVDIIANGVPFVYIYSVPSFLTGSIVKLHEIKTSAQPNVRSTQLCWNPVIHNVLAVRTEAGGLSVYTLKEPAGMEFHSLDTNNSDTERAQCACWSPKGKQLVVAFVNGKLVQYKPDLKPARTIVCPPGVVEGGGGFDVLAVQWLSTYQFAAVFLPHADDSVPALFIVNAPKAGNPVFINYDDICYSQSGPRKGQVFLQHILPWNLLLMASANSMEVGILGTTESGEAPTWCQWTTTDEARAELPLTSDKQESFPIGLVLETGCTHELVIGEQTFPVMPMIHLLSTYGQLVSFNVLNMLPNVPNICSPPKPVQDLSGGAFVKLDVEKSATPAVGTMPHQPPPGSAIVPTVSSAGMLPPSEISFAVPNGATSTPAIAKSKSFFNSGLGEAVQKSPINLFGGGGATTGQQQQQQQQQQQKPATIAPTFGKQITFGSTATGGGLQAGIGGANEKKTSSFAGFSAPGTGTSAFGSGTALGTSAGGLPTMSAPPFQAAMASMGSSTPASAPSITGPDVTKPLVTVPPTYVAPVQQQSQQSNATASAGSTRPQAADTQYKKKSEFSSEDSNAIIRTLTIDELNRFTRELTNLQQRNRSLSVQIGQKEESTQIIRSLRELEDIIAQANESTQSLVSDVQTLRLGLNEAFAMIAEANSKSAIYNNPTVHQYQEAHGMSQTSRRQLSALENMLQVNENQLHTVTKQLKAQLMCLEEAKQARTKQRMHIPSLEVLYQTLSKQQDILNRQGEKIAYLKNKLGLRSSLKGLEDRSGSAKGLGDKQLPGDATDTSESAIESLTDSIISMTLGDQVAADTRKLSESKQSALRRALVGRKVVTVKPQRPDRVGLSSEVVRERRDQVRRLTVEQEKVKQAAALKATAVPSSKEAEQSKPQPQQQPQQQRVVQQQPSKPAVKPLGTATANKAFSFGSQAPAAPSAGSFSFGQTTITPMAAVADTGMKPTPNGGSISTGLSFGSAVSASKEIVDKEKKDTPASSGGGGGKENNPVIPASIATVSKPSSGAFSFATSAMNTSATPFVSSSTETSSSSSAAATKSVFSFGNAGTGTNNGNSQPSGLSFGSLAKPNFSFDLPTTAAASAGNGTGISFNIGGPSEGSLSLGKPKPTVMSENLPPVEEIQKDKPLPPSFGPVEPAPSTKAPLPALTSLLQKVDSSVDLTVKSVSPQPKPTGGGLFGSITGGTSFGSGGLFGSVAKPTSTVTLTTATTATVTTAANDTVKPIPGLFSGISFGSLTVTPTFSSPAAGTGTGSESTTPTVGSFFGTIKPTAAGSSNGNATAIAPVSSPASSVGLTFASNSFTSSGFGVPKSTSAIETSSTITTALTSTVTATTTSDEPAKVDGKVESIATTTTTTPGGSSFGFGSVTTGAPSAFSFGKLSLEKPVAAVVASTTVTTVASNVVAPATTSTATTTVAADTTSNLFSSISICSPSSATSTSAKSPSTITGGNIFTSATFGTPKAGTDATNIFGSAGGSVSSSGGSMFGTVKPAATFGTAAATPAPVGLFASVVQPSVASTAPATAATAASPAAPAAGGNMFGGFFGTGATPATTATSTQSTGSFFGSGTGTTGGGSIFGSNSPATTTSNIFGNATTSPTTGTAGGGIFGNATNSTPGASGGSIFGGSSAFGAATGGSTVPAAGGNIFGSPVASTPTSGGTGLFGSVVPAQPVSSTQSIFGGATSPGGFGSVATASPGPFSSGAGVTGSNVNAFGSPTAGSGATSAFSKPPAFGATPTFGGAPTFGGAPTFGGAPTFGGAATFGSPKATFGGGSPFGGAGPTPAIGSPTPSNNLFEQLGSSSSGVSFGGLAAQQAQKPTQFGGSSFSSWRS
- the LOC125764525 gene encoding cyclin-Y-like protein 1, coding for MGNKASCCSYSSPPPTRKAKEAPVFEEHLPEGELSANNLQHISEREGDDGEHDPSVDPSAGTMFLERSKQSLENGMTRKKSQHQIVPQGGGGPGGGGGGGGGGGGGGGGGGGVLKKSSSCSTIYLDDSTVSQPNLKNTVKCVSLAIYYHIKNRTSERRIDIFDEKLHPLTRDPVPDDYDRHNPEHRQIYKFVRTLFNAAQLTAECAIITLVYLERLLTYAELDIASCNWKRIVLGAILLASKVWDDQAVWNVDYCQILKDITVEDMNELERQFLELLQFNINVPSSVYAKYYFDLRTLAEANDLSFPTEPLSKERAQKLEAMSRVMQDKATAEALKNGMKKWSSIDNIHQQGGIRRSVAILS